Proteins from a genomic interval of Callospermophilus lateralis isolate mCalLat2 chromosome 1, mCalLat2.hap1, whole genome shotgun sequence:
- the Hscb gene encoding iron-sulfur cluster co-chaperone protein HscB isoform X3 yields the protein MWGGRAQVLFRLWGLRPAGVPGRRVLSCHAASEEGSGSARCWNCGSPGRGDGFFCHQCRALQPPDPTRDFFSLMDCNRSFRVNTKKLQHRFQQLQRLVHPDFFSQRSQTEKDFSEKHSTLVNDAYKTLLAPLSRGLYLVS from the exons ATGTGGGGCGGGAGGGCCCAGGTGTTGTTTCGGCTATGGGGGTTGCGGCCCGCAGGGGTCCCCGGAAGGAGAGTGTTAAGCTGCCATGCTGCGTCGGAAGAGGGAAGCGGTTCGGCGAGGTGTTGGAACTGCGGCAGCCCCGGGCGGGGGGACGGGTTCTTCTGCCACCAGTGCCGAGCGCTGCAGCCGCCGGACCCGACTCGAGACTTCTTCAGCCTCATGGATTG CAACCGTTCCTTCAGAGTTAACACTAAAAAACTCCAGCACAGGTTTCAGCAACTACAGCGTCTTGTCCACCCAGATTTCTTCAGCCAGAGATCTCAG ACTGAAAAGGACTTCTCAGAGAAGCATTCAACCCTGGTGAATGATGCCTATAAGACCCTGCTGGCCCCCCTGAGCAGGGGACTATACCTTGTAAG CTAA